In Nocardia sp. NBC_00403, one DNA window encodes the following:
- a CDS encoding alpha/beta hydrolase, protein MYRLLRCLVSLLALSAAIAPATVAAADPDNSSILDVRPLGGRQLEVVVHSAAMDRPITLWMSHPGPGAPALYLLNAVDGGEEGGPWTRRTDVADFFADKNVNVILPMSGRASYYTDWLRDDPALGRNQWTTFLTRELPPLLESRFGMTGRNAVAGLSMSATSALNLAIGAPGFYQAVGAYSGCPRTSDPAANAYVHASLAPFGADADNMWGAPDNPAWAEHDPMVQTERLRGVALYVSSGDGAPGAHENLGDSGIDGNPARLLDRTLVGGVMETIIGGCTRPFVDRLAALGIPAIVNLRRGTHAWAYWQDDLHESWPMFAAAIGA, encoded by the coding sequence ATGTACCGGCTGCTGCGATGCCTGGTTTCCCTCCTTGCTCTTTCGGCTGCGATAGCCCCAGCTACGGTGGCTGCTGCCGACCCGGACAACTCCAGCATCCTCGATGTGCGCCCGCTCGGTGGACGGCAACTCGAGGTGGTGGTCCACTCGGCGGCGATGGATCGTCCGATCACGCTGTGGATGTCGCATCCGGGTCCTGGCGCGCCTGCTCTGTATTTGCTCAATGCCGTGGACGGTGGCGAAGAGGGCGGCCCGTGGACGCGCCGCACCGATGTCGCGGACTTCTTCGCGGACAAGAACGTCAACGTGATCCTCCCGATGAGCGGGCGGGCCAGCTACTACACCGACTGGCTGCGCGACGATCCCGCGCTCGGCCGCAATCAGTGGACCACCTTCCTGACCAGGGAGCTGCCCCCGCTGCTCGAGTCGCGCTTCGGGATGACCGGGCGCAATGCCGTTGCGGGACTGTCGATGTCCGCGACGTCCGCACTGAACCTCGCGATCGGCGCACCCGGCTTCTATCAGGCCGTCGGCGCCTACAGCGGCTGTCCGCGCACCAGTGACCCGGCGGCGAATGCCTATGTCCACGCCTCGCTCGCACCGTTCGGCGCGGATGCCGACAACATGTGGGGCGCACCCGACAACCCGGCGTGGGCCGAGCACGACCCGATGGTGCAGACCGAGCGCCTGCGCGGCGTCGCCCTCTACGTTTCGTCCGGCGACGGCGCACCCGGCGCGCACGAGAACCTCGGTGACTCCGGCATCGACGGCAATCCGGCGCGGCTGCTGGACCGCACGCTCGTCGGTGGGGTCATGGAAACCATCATCGGCGGCTGCACCCGCCCCTTCGTCGACCGCCTCGCCGCACTCGGCATCCCCGCTATCGTGAATTTGCGCCGCGGCACGCACGCCTGGGCCTACTGGCAGGACGACCTGCACGAGTCCTGGCCGATGTTCGCCGCAGCTATCGGCGCATAA
- a CDS encoding AMP-binding protein, with amino-acid sequence MTGVGDDTVPEARRSGVRADLAHTGLVSELLRAGTVSGAVAGRAGERSMTCRELDEASSRWARELMAEGAGPGEFVVVAVPRSPESVLALWAVAKTGACFVPVDPTEPACRIAAVIADSGARQGLTIDAVRPSLPCSGEFTHRDGVDFAAGDAARYGSGDAPRRRADDAAQCEAAVARYDGADHSGRHRIDWLSLDDPRAVGRAARRANSPVGNADRARALRPCHPACLIYTSGTTGTPKGVVVTHRDLGTLTDYIIDHYGVHQESAVFPISGFT; translated from the coding sequence GTGACGGGAGTCGGCGATGACACCGTGCCGGAGGCGCGGCGAAGCGGCGTGCGCGCCGACCTCGCGCACACCGGGTTGGTATCGGAGTTGCTGCGGGCGGGGACCGTTTCCGGCGCGGTCGCCGGACGTGCTGGCGAGCGCAGCATGACCTGCCGGGAGTTGGACGAGGCATCCTCGCGCTGGGCGCGGGAACTGATGGCAGAGGGTGCGGGGCCCGGGGAGTTCGTCGTGGTCGCGGTGCCGCGCTCCCCGGAATCCGTGCTGGCACTGTGGGCCGTGGCCAAGACAGGTGCCTGCTTCGTGCCGGTCGACCCGACCGAGCCTGCCTGCCGCATCGCCGCGGTGATCGCGGATTCCGGGGCACGCCAAGGACTCACGATCGACGCGGTAAGGCCGAGCCTGCCCTGTTCCGGTGAGTTCACACATCGCGACGGCGTTGACTTCGCTGCCGGTGACGCGGCCCGATATGGCTCGGGCGATGCACCACGGCGCCGTGCTGATGATGCGGCACAGTGTGAAGCCGCCGTGGCACGTTATGACGGAGCAGACCACAGCGGTCGGCACCGCATCGATTGGCTGTCGCTCGACGATCCCCGCGCGGTCGGGCGGGCCGCAAGGCGGGCGAACTCCCCAGTGGGCAATGCTGATCGGGCGCGTGCGCTCCGGCCGTGTCATCCCGCCTGTCTGATCTACACCTCTGGCACCACTGGAACGCCGAAAGGTGTTGTCGTCACACATCGCGACCTCGGAACGCTGACCGACTACATCATCGATCACTATGGCGTGCACCAGGAGTCCGCTGTCTTCCCGATATCGGGGTTCACCTGA
- a CDS encoding saccharopine dehydrogenase NADP-binding domain-containing protein, producing the protein MSTHVIVGRGGTASATAVRLAESGDLVRVVSRSGTGPEHPNIERIALDAGDTAALAALAKGADTVFNLAMPAYHTWPQAVPPLFGSIQSAAEQSGANYVMLGNMYGYGPSDSVVTDDAPLAATGPKGRVRAQMWREAKAAHDAGRLRATEVRAGQFLGAGAVSLFSIVVQPKVLAGQLALVPQELDLPHAYTAIGDAAAALVAVARDDRSWGRAWLAPTITSTVRQVAERFAAAAGAPAPHLSVMTDRELTLLGNTDPFWSELFETYHMSHRKFTVDDSAIRNTFGVTAGDLDDVLAEVVP; encoded by the coding sequence ATGTCAACTCATGTCATTGTCGGCCGTGGCGGCACCGCATCGGCAACCGCGGTTCGGCTGGCCGAGTCCGGTGACCTGGTACGGGTGGTCAGCCGCAGCGGGACGGGCCCGGAGCATCCGAATATCGAACGGATCGCGCTCGACGCGGGTGACACAGCCGCCCTCGCCGCACTGGCGAAGGGCGCCGACACCGTGTTCAACCTGGCCATGCCCGCGTATCACACGTGGCCGCAGGCGGTGCCGCCCTTGTTCGGGTCCATCCAGTCGGCCGCGGAGCAGTCCGGAGCGAACTATGTGATGCTCGGCAACATGTACGGCTACGGCCCGTCGGACAGCGTCGTCACCGACGACGCACCGCTCGCGGCGACCGGGCCCAAGGGTCGGGTGCGCGCGCAGATGTGGCGGGAAGCGAAGGCCGCACACGATGCGGGCAGGCTGCGCGCGACCGAGGTGCGGGCCGGGCAGTTCCTCGGCGCGGGCGCGGTGTCGCTGTTCTCGATCGTGGTGCAGCCGAAAGTCCTTGCCGGACAGCTTGCACTGGTGCCTCAGGAACTCGACCTACCACATGCCTACACCGCGATCGGCGACGCCGCGGCCGCGCTGGTCGCGGTGGCCCGTGACGATCGGTCGTGGGGCAGGGCCTGGCTGGCGCCGACCATCACATCCACTGTGCGTCAGGTCGCCGAGCGGTTCGCCGCTGCGGCAGGCGCGCCTGCGCCGCACCTGTCGGTGATGACGGATCGGGAGTTGACGCTGCTCGGCAATACCGACCCGTTCTGGAGCGAGTTGTTCGAGACCTACCACATGTCGCACCGAAAGTTCACCGTCGACGATTCGGCGATCCGGAACACCTTCGGCGTCACCGCCGGCGATCTCGATGACGTACTCGCGGAGGTGGTTCCATAA
- a CDS encoding GlxA family transcriptional regulator → MKTVAVVAVAPVKAFDLAMPETLLGAVTADGEPGYRIVVCTAEPGVVRATLGGFDVVVTRGLDAIEEADTVIVPSTGSRGTADEATVAALRRAAEQGKRVTSICSGAFVLAQAGLLAGRTATTHWGLADELATMFPDVTVRSDALFIEDGPLTTAAGAAAGIDLCLHLIRCDYGATIANAAARAAVVTPVRPGGQAQFVDAPLPPENGLSLAATRSWAMERLDTPLSLDELAGHARTSVRTLTRRFHEETGLSPQKWLLHQRIQRARELLESTTLPMDQVARHSGIGSAESLRQHMIRHVGVPPTAYRASFTRTPRRSA, encoded by the coding sequence ATGAAGACTGTGGCAGTTGTCGCCGTAGCGCCGGTGAAAGCCTTCGACCTCGCTATGCCCGAAACACTGCTCGGTGCGGTGACCGCGGACGGCGAACCCGGGTACCGGATAGTGGTGTGCACCGCCGAGCCCGGCGTGGTGCGGGCCACCCTCGGTGGTTTCGATGTCGTGGTGACGCGCGGCTTGGATGCCATCGAGGAGGCGGACACGGTCATCGTGCCGAGCACAGGTAGTCGCGGCACGGCCGACGAAGCTACTGTGGCGGCGTTGCGGCGCGCTGCGGAACAGGGTAAACGCGTCACTTCCATCTGCAGCGGCGCCTTCGTGCTCGCCCAGGCGGGCCTGCTCGCGGGCCGCACCGCAACCACCCATTGGGGACTCGCCGACGAGCTGGCCACGATGTTCCCCGACGTGACCGTCCGCAGCGACGCCCTGTTCATCGAGGATGGACCGCTCACCACCGCAGCGGGCGCTGCCGCCGGAATCGACCTGTGCCTACACCTGATTCGCTGCGACTACGGCGCGACCATCGCCAACGCGGCCGCCCGCGCCGCCGTCGTGACACCGGTTCGCCCCGGTGGCCAGGCCCAATTCGTCGACGCCCCACTGCCGCCCGAGAACGGCCTTTCCCTGGCCGCCACCCGCAGCTGGGCCATGGAACGCCTCGACACTCCCCTGTCCCTCGACGAACTGGCCGGCCACGCCCGCACCAGCGTGCGCACCCTCACCCGCCGCTTCCACGAGGAGACCGGACTCAGCCCACAGAAATGGCTGCTGCACCAACGCATCCAGCGGGCCCGGGAACTGCTCGAATCCACCACACTGCCGATGGATCAGGTGGCGCGGCACAGCGGCATCGGCTCCGCGGAATCGCTGCGTCAGCACATGATCCGCCACGTCGGTGTCCCGCCGACCGCCTACCGGGCCTCGTTCACCAGGACCCCGCGCCGGTCCGCATGA
- a CDS encoding sirohydrochlorin chelatase — translation MTAPALVLVAHGTRSTKGVQMIAALAEAVTRELGAAVSGRDAGSPASDSERPRVRTAFVDVLGPSPSEVLRDLTDAAGEAVAAVVVPAFLASGYHVYQDVPREVSESGHPAVAVTPAMGPDPALARIMAMRLRAAGWRPGDAVAFAAAGSSDARARQDVRRAAAMLAEHLGAPVRIGYVATGAPRVPEVVAALRDSGAQRVFIASYLLAHGLFQQRLHDAGADGVAEPIGVHPAVVRLIANRYRTAAHELVRVRAR, via the coding sequence GTGACGGCTCCGGCCCTGGTTCTGGTGGCGCACGGCACCAGGAGCACCAAGGGCGTGCAGATGATCGCCGCGCTGGCCGAGGCGGTGACGCGGGAACTCGGCGCCGCGGTTTCGGGGCGCGACGCCGGTTCTCCCGCTTCGGATTCCGAGCGGCCCCGGGTGCGTACCGCATTCGTCGACGTGCTCGGCCCTTCGCCGTCGGAGGTCCTGCGTGACCTGACCGATGCCGCAGGCGAAGCCGTTGCGGCCGTAGTGGTTCCGGCCTTCCTGGCCTCCGGGTACCACGTGTATCAAGATGTGCCGCGGGAAGTATCGGAGAGCGGCCACCCCGCCGTCGCAGTCACTCCGGCCATGGGCCCGGACCCGGCGCTGGCCCGGATCATGGCCATGCGCCTGCGCGCAGCAGGTTGGCGTCCCGGTGATGCGGTGGCCTTTGCCGCCGCGGGATCCTCCGATGCCAGGGCGCGCCAGGATGTCCGGCGTGCCGCGGCGATGCTCGCCGAGCACCTCGGCGCACCGGTCCGTATCGGCTACGTCGCGACCGGAGCACCGCGCGTTCCGGAAGTGGTTGCTGCACTGCGTGACTCGGGTGCTCAACGAGTCTTCATTGCCTCCTACCTGCTGGCGCACGGTCTGTTCCAGCAGCGGCTGCACGACGCGGGAGCCGACGGCGTCGCCGAGCCGATCGGCGTCCATCCGGCTGTCGTCCGCCTCATCGCCAACCGCTATCGCACTGCCGCACACGAATTGGTCCGCGTCCGCGCGCGCTGA
- a CDS encoding uroporphyrinogen-III synthase, whose translation MTTIDAGACLAGFTVGITAARRADEFATLLVRRGAGVVSAPAIRIIPLADDTELERVTRLLVEDPPQIAVATTGIGFRGWMEAAEGWGIAEDLRTTLASVRMLARGPKAKGAIRAAELREEWSPASESSAEVLDHLLAEGVEGVRIAVQLHGATTEWEPVPDFCEVLRCAGADVVPVPVYRWIPPEDQGPMDNLIEAIVTGSLDCVTFTSAPAVASLLMRAKETGLIEGVLHAFRGRVLPACVGPITAAPLEELGVPTTMPGRARLGALARHVAEELPRRANRIYAAGHTISVRGACVVVDGSVRQLAPAPMALMRSLARQPGRVVSREDLLAALPGGGDDTHAVETAIARLRAGLGTPKAIQTVVKRGYRLALDAVDCTDNYPRPEPSGIATPARAPRYAQIAGSW comes from the coding sequence ATGACAACAATCGATGCGGGCGCCTGCCTGGCCGGATTCACGGTCGGCATCACGGCGGCCAGGCGAGCAGACGAGTTCGCCACGCTGCTGGTTCGACGAGGCGCCGGTGTCGTCTCTGCCCCGGCCATTCGGATCATTCCACTCGCCGACGACACCGAATTGGAGCGGGTGACCCGCTTGCTCGTCGAGGATCCGCCACAGATCGCGGTGGCCACCACCGGAATCGGATTCCGCGGCTGGATGGAGGCGGCCGAGGGCTGGGGGATCGCCGAAGATCTGCGCACCACATTGGCTTCGGTCCGGATGCTCGCGCGCGGACCGAAGGCCAAGGGGGCCATCCGTGCCGCGGAACTGCGCGAGGAATGGTCGCCTGCCTCGGAGTCCTCCGCCGAGGTGCTCGACCATCTGCTCGCCGAGGGCGTCGAAGGCGTGCGGATCGCGGTCCAATTGCACGGCGCCACCACCGAATGGGAGCCGGTTCCCGACTTCTGTGAGGTATTGCGATGTGCGGGAGCGGATGTCGTTCCGGTCCCGGTGTATCGCTGGATCCCGCCGGAGGATCAGGGTCCGATGGACAACCTGATCGAGGCCATCGTTACCGGAAGCCTGGACTGCGTGACCTTCACCAGTGCGCCGGCCGTGGCGTCGCTATTGATGCGCGCCAAGGAAACCGGGCTGATCGAGGGGGTGCTGCACGCGTTTCGCGGTCGGGTGCTGCCTGCCTGTGTCGGGCCGATCACGGCGGCGCCGCTCGAGGAACTCGGCGTGCCGACCACGATGCCGGGCCGGGCCCGGCTGGGTGCGCTGGCCAGGCATGTCGCCGAGGAGCTGCCGCGGCGCGCGAATCGAATCTACGCGGCGGGGCACACGATCAGTGTGCGCGGCGCCTGTGTCGTCGTCGACGGATCGGTACGGCAGCTGGCGCCCGCGCCGATGGCGTTGATGCGGTCGCTTGCTCGGCAGCCCGGTCGGGTCGTGTCCCGCGAGGACCTGCTCGCGGCGTTGCCCGGCGGCGGTGACGACACGCATGCCGTGGAAACCGCGATCGCCAGGCTGCGTGCCGGGCTCGGCACGCCGAAAGCGATCCAGACCGTGGTCAAACGGGGCTATCGGCTGGCGCTGGACGCCGTTGACTGCACCGACAACTATCCGCGCCCGGAGCCGTCCGGGATCGCAACACCGGCGCGGGCGCCGCGATACGCACAGATCGCGGGGAGCTGGTGA
- the nirD gene encoding nitrite reductase small subunit NirD, with product MTVIDTPGITSAAITGWTQACRLDYLIPGRGVAVLLKGGRQAALFLLSDGTLYAVGNIDPIGRAAVMSRGIVGDRGGIPVVASPLLKQAFSLLDGHCLDDDSAALPVYAVRVYDGIVSISNEPVATELDSSADGGSA from the coding sequence ATGACCGTGATCGATACCCCCGGCATTACCTCAGCAGCCATCACCGGCTGGACGCAGGCCTGCCGGCTCGACTACCTGATTCCCGGCCGCGGCGTTGCGGTGTTGCTGAAAGGTGGCCGGCAGGCCGCCCTGTTCCTGCTGTCGGACGGCACGCTTTATGCCGTCGGCAATATCGATCCGATCGGTCGAGCGGCTGTGATGTCGCGCGGGATCGTCGGTGATCGCGGCGGTATCCCCGTTGTGGCCTCACCGCTGCTCAAGCAGGCGTTCTCGTTGCTCGACGGGCATTGCCTCGACGACGATTCGGCAGCGCTGCCGGTGTACGCGGTGCGGGTCTACGACGGCATCGTTTCGATTTCCAACGAGCCGGTTGCCACCGAGCTCGACTCCTCCGCGGACGGTGGATCGGCATGA